The following are encoded together in the Bos indicus isolate NIAB-ARS_2022 breed Sahiwal x Tharparkar chromosome 29, NIAB-ARS_B.indTharparkar_mat_pri_1.0, whole genome shotgun sequence genome:
- the LOC109554281 gene encoding pregnancy-associated glycoprotein 2-like → MKWLVLLGLVALSECIVIIPMTKMKTLQEVVLEEIKPKYFLEEQSYSLSQETTLDHKFSSHPLRKILNMAYVINITIGTPPQEFRVIIDTSSSDLWVSSIYCQSPSCCKHLRYNPKASSSFQSGDGKHINLRYGCGRIMGVLATDTVQIGRLIAKSQTLVLSMNQLSGALEHASYDGIMGLAQPSLAIHGTTPIFDNLNKNRIIPEPVFAFFISSWPQKSSLLMLGGVDHAYHKGALKWVPVTQTHLWQIAVDRISMNKKVIACSGGCQAILDVGSSFLFGPTDRVRSIQRSINPSPLQNEQQLILCNSTMTLPPVIFTINGMDFPMSRKYYIQKVSKDICFITFNGGTEYISPSATWVLGDIFLRAYFTVFDQSKNKIGLAPSV, encoded by the exons ATGAAGTGGCTTGTGCTGCTCGGGCTGGTGGCCCTCTCAGAGTGCATAGTCAT AATCCCTATGACGAAGATGAAGACACTTCAAGAAGTGGTCTTGGAAGAAATCAAGCCAAAATATTTCCTGGAGGAACAATCTTATAGCCTGTCCCAGGAAACTACTCTTGACCACAAGTTCTCATCTCATCCCCTGAGGAAAATCTTGAAC ATGGCCTACGTCATCAACATCACCATTGGAACACCCCCTCAAGAGTTCCGAGTCATCATTGACACCAGCTCATCTGACTTGTGGGTTTCCTCCATCTACTGTCAAAGTCCCTCCTGCT GTAAACACTTGAGATACAACCCTAAGGCATCCAGCAGCTTCCAGTCCGGCGATGGGAAACACATCAACCTCCGTTATGGATGTGGAAGGATAATGGGAGTTCTTGCCACTGACACTGTTCAG ATCGGGCGACTTATTGCCAAGTCGCAGACATTAgtcctcagcatgaatcagctcaGTGGGGCCTTGGAACATGCATCTTATGACGGCATCATGGGCTTAGCCCAACCCAGCCTCGCCATCCATGGGACCACCCCCATCTTCGACAACCTGAATAAAAACAGAATCATTCCTGAGCCTGTCTTTGCCTTTTTCATAAGCAG CTGGCCGCAGAAGAGCAGCTTGCTGATGCTTGGTGGGGTGGACCATGCCTACCACAAGGGAGCTCTCAAGTGGGTACCGGTGACCCAAACCCACTTGTGGCAGATAGCCGTGGACCG CATCTCCATGAACAAAAAAGTGATTGCTTGTTCCGGCGGATGTCAGGCCATTTTGGATGTCGGGAGCTCATTTTTGTTTGGCCCAACTGACAGAGTCAGAAGCATCCAGAGGAGCATCAACCCCAGCCCCCTCCAGAATGAGCAG CAATTGATTTTGTGTAACAGCACCATGACCCTGCCTCCTGTTATCTTCACCATCAATGGCATGGACTTCCCAATGTCCCGTAAATACTACATCCAGAAG GTTTCTAAAGACATCTGCTTTATAACCTTTAATGGGGGCACAGAGTACATTAGCCCCTCAGCGACCTGGGTCCTGGGTGACATCTTCCTGAGAGCATATTTCACAGTTTTCGATCAGAGTAAAAACAAGATTGGCCTGGCTCCCTCAGTGTAA